A window from Thermodesulforhabdaceae bacterium encodes these proteins:
- a CDS encoding 4Fe-4S dicluster domain-containing protein, with the protein MSVKVDPNLMKELQSFGLKDASKCFHCGNCTAVCPLSEGKTPFPRKLVKYVQLGLKDKILKSPEPWLCYYCGTCSEKCPRGADPGETMMVMRRYLTSQYDWTGFSKKFYTSERFEITAIVIVALLVGIGLLIFNTGKPDWEHARINSLWPKEKIEIADLIMAAILSFLLLSNAYRCIKFIMGDLLGKIPFRYYKEQFRELIVHFLTQKQFSKCEDKKQWLVHLLIMTGYSTAFLLVVGLIRLFQRDHIEYELLHPIRLLGYYSTAAILYGCTYAIIGRLKKSKPPYKNSHPTDWMFLILLELTTLTGIFIHFARLLDWPFATYALYVIHLMVAVPMLVLEVPFAKWAHLAYRPIVIFLMRVKETYLKDQSAETTEVKVGEEVAA; encoded by the coding sequence ATGAGCGTTAAAGTTGACCCGAACTTAATGAAAGAGCTTCAGAGCTTTGGGCTAAAAGATGCCAGCAAGTGTTTTCACTGCGGGAATTGCACTGCTGTGTGTCCCCTTTCAGAAGGTAAAACCCCTTTTCCTAGGAAGCTCGTGAAGTATGTTCAGCTTGGGCTTAAAGATAAGATTCTAAAAAGCCCGGAACCATGGCTTTGCTATTACTGTGGAACCTGTTCTGAAAAATGCCCCAGAGGAGCAGATCCTGGGGAAACGATGATGGTCATGAGACGTTATCTTACGTCTCAGTATGACTGGACGGGTTTTTCCAAGAAGTTTTACACCTCAGAACGGTTTGAAATTACGGCTATAGTTATCGTGGCGCTTCTGGTAGGGATAGGTCTTTTAATTTTCAACACTGGAAAACCTGACTGGGAGCATGCGAGGATAAATTCTCTTTGGCCCAAGGAAAAGATAGAAATAGCTGACCTTATTATGGCAGCAATTCTTTCTTTTCTGCTTCTTAGCAATGCCTACCGATGCATAAAGTTTATAATGGGAGATCTTTTAGGAAAGATACCCTTTAGATATTACAAAGAACAATTTAGGGAATTGATCGTTCACTTCTTGACCCAGAAGCAATTTTCAAAGTGTGAAGACAAGAAACAATGGCTCGTTCACTTACTAATAATGACAGGATACAGCACGGCTTTTCTGCTCGTCGTTGGTCTGATAAGACTTTTCCAGAGAGATCACATCGAATATGAGCTTCTCCATCCCATACGTCTACTTGGTTATTATTCTACAGCGGCTATACTTTATGGATGCACCTATGCGATAATTGGACGTTTGAAGAAGAGTAAACCGCCTTATAAAAACTCCCATCCTACAGACTGGATGTTCTTGATACTACTTGAATTGACAACCCTTACGGGTATTTTCATTCACTTTGCAAGACTTCTTGACTGGCCCTTCGCTACCTATGCTCTTTATGTGATCCATCTCATGGTGGCGGTGCCCATGCTGGTTTTGGAAGTTCCCTTTGCGAAATGGGCTCATTTGGCCTACAGACCTATTGTAATCTTTCTCATGAGAGTTAAGGAGACTTATCTGAAAGATCAGAGCGCGGAAACAACTGAAGTAAAGGTTGGTGAAGAAGTAGCGGCATAA